A region of Paenimyroides aestuarii DNA encodes the following proteins:
- a CDS encoding YraN family protein, with protein sequence MATHNDIGTKGERLAQEYLQTNGYTILETNYRYKKAEIDIIATKDHLLAIIEVKTRTSTDYGEPESFVNNKKIKLILEATNAYIQEKDLDLEVSLDIISVIIGKTTEINHIPNAYYFF encoded by the coding sequence ATGGCAACACACAATGATATTGGCACAAAAGGGGAACGATTAGCCCAAGAATATTTACAAACGAATGGATACACCATTTTAGAAACAAACTATCGCTATAAAAAAGCCGAAATCGACATTATTGCCACCAAAGATCATCTTTTAGCAATAATTGAAGTAAAAACACGCACCTCTACCGATTATGGCGAACCAGAAAGCTTTGTAAACAACAAAAAAATCAAATTGATTTTAGAGGCAACCAATGCCTACATTCAAGAAAAAGATTTAGACTTAGAAGTGAGCTTGGATATTATTTCGGTAATTATTGGAAAAACAACCGAAATAAACCATATTCCGAACGCTTATTATTTCTTTTAA
- a CDS encoding Y-family DNA polymerase, which produces MYALVDINNFYVSCERIFNPTLRNRPVVVLSNNDGCVISRSNEAKKAGIPMGAPTFKYKEKFQELGIQVFSSNYALYGDMSNRVYRILQNYTLNLEVYSIDECFLNLHDFSRHSLGAYGKKIRQEILQKTLLPTCVGIAPTKALAKVANHIAKKFPELKGVYLIDTDEKRLKALKWLNIEDVWGIGRQMSKKLKANGVHKASQFIELPDEYIRKQFSVVGLRLKKELEGISVLGLEEIQTKKHIATTRSFDTTYTDKEYIKERITTFAVTCAQKLRKQKSTCQVVTVFIYTNRFNEKQDQYSRSINVSMPYPTNSDIELAKCAQKGLDLIFKQGYHYKKAGVIVGGIAPEHGKQFVLFEEEPVKHRTLMQTIDRLNSKYGTQKLKLASQALDKTWKMNQEHLSPNYTTKWNEILEIR; this is translated from the coding sequence ATGTATGCTTTGGTAGATATTAATAATTTTTATGTAAGTTGTGAACGTATTTTTAATCCAACTTTACGCAATAGACCTGTTGTTGTTTTAAGTAATAACGATGGTTGTGTTATTTCGCGTTCAAACGAAGCTAAAAAAGCAGGAATTCCTATGGGGGCTCCCACGTTTAAATATAAAGAAAAGTTTCAAGAATTAGGAATACAAGTATTTTCTTCAAACTATGCACTATATGGCGATATGAGCAATAGAGTGTATCGCATTCTACAAAATTACACACTTAATTTAGAAGTGTATTCTATCGATGAATGTTTTTTGAATCTCCATGATTTTTCTAGGCACTCACTAGGTGCATATGGCAAAAAAATAAGGCAAGAGATTTTACAGAAAACGCTTCTACCAACTTGTGTGGGTATTGCGCCTACGAAAGCTTTGGCAAAAGTAGCAAATCATATCGCAAAAAAATTTCCTGAGTTAAAGGGTGTTTATCTTATAGATACAGATGAAAAACGTCTTAAAGCTTTAAAATGGCTTAATATAGAAGATGTTTGGGGTATTGGAAGACAAATGTCTAAAAAGCTGAAAGCCAATGGTGTCCATAAAGCTTCTCAGTTTATAGAACTTCCCGATGAGTATATAAGAAAACAATTTTCAGTAGTAGGATTACGTCTAAAAAAAGAGTTAGAGGGAATTTCGGTTTTAGGGTTGGAAGAAATTCAAACCAAAAAGCATATCGCAACCACGCGCTCTTTTGATACCACTTATACGGATAAGGAATACATTAAAGAACGTATAACAACCTTTGCAGTTACTTGTGCCCAAAAATTGCGTAAACAAAAATCAACTTGCCAAGTAGTTACAGTTTTTATATATACCAACCGCTTCAATGAAAAACAAGACCAATATAGTCGCTCTATAAATGTGAGTATGCCATATCCAACAAACTCAGATATAGAACTTGCTAAATGTGCACAAAAAGGTCTAGATTTAATTTTTAAACAAGGATACCATTACAAAAAAGCCGGAGTTATCGTAGGTGGTATTGCACCAGAACATGGAAAACAATTTGTTTTGTTTGAAGAAGAACCGGTAAAGCATCGAACACTTATGCAAACAATAGATCGGTTAAATTCTAAATACGGTACCCAAAAATTGAAATTGGCTTCGCAAGCATTAGATAAAACATGGAAAATGAATCAAGAGCATTTAAGCCCTAATTATACCACAAAATGGAATGAAATTTTAGAAATAAGATGA
- the aspA gene encoding aspartate ammonia-lyase has translation MTSFRIETDLLGDLQVPVNAYYGVQTQRAIQNFKISNYKLNHYPIFIKSLAVVKLAAVETNFELGLIKDDLKEAISQACLDILKDQYLNEFPIDMIQGGAGTSVNMNANEVIANIALEKMGHKKGEYQYCSPNDHVNLSQSTNDTYPTALKLALFQSSKEITNALEKLFFALDRKAKEFENVIKMGRTQLQDAVPMTLGQEFEAFAFTLKKEIPYLQEQAYQFLEVNMGATAIGTGLNAPKGYAQLCAEKLATLLNEPVKMAENLVEATSDTSSFVAYAGALKKLAIKLSKICNDLRLLASGPRTGLYEINLPPKQPGSSIMPGKVNPVIPEVVNQVCFKVIGNETTVCLAAEAGQLQLNVMEPIIALTLFESIEILTNAIDTLRIECVEGITANTEHLRAEVQNSIGIVTALNPIIGYKNSTKIAKQALEENRSVYDLILEQNILTKEELDRYLDPKNMLSSH, from the coding sequence ATGACTTCTTTTCGTATAGAAACAGACTTATTGGGCGATTTACAAGTTCCCGTAAATGCTTATTATGGTGTGCAAACTCAACGCGCCATTCAAAATTTCAAAATATCAAACTATAAATTAAATCACTACCCGATTTTTATAAAATCATTGGCTGTTGTGAAATTAGCAGCTGTTGAAACCAATTTTGAACTAGGTTTAATAAAAGATGATTTAAAAGAGGCGATCTCCCAAGCATGTTTGGATATTTTGAAGGATCAGTACCTCAACGAGTTTCCAATTGACATGATTCAAGGTGGTGCAGGTACATCGGTAAACATGAACGCCAACGAGGTTATTGCAAATATTGCTTTGGAGAAAATGGGGCATAAAAAAGGTGAATACCAATATTGCTCACCAAACGATCATGTGAACCTTTCACAATCTACCAACGACACCTACCCTACTGCTTTAAAATTGGCTTTGTTTCAATCTTCAAAAGAAATAACGAATGCGTTAGAAAAATTATTCTTTGCATTGGATCGCAAGGCAAAAGAATTTGAAAACGTTATAAAAATGGGGCGTACCCAACTGCAAGATGCTGTGCCAATGACTTTAGGTCAGGAATTTGAAGCTTTTGCTTTTACATTAAAGAAAGAAATTCCTTATTTGCAAGAACAAGCCTATCAGTTTTTGGAAGTGAATATGGGTGCAACAGCTATTGGTACAGGACTGAACGCTCCGAAAGGGTACGCACAGTTATGCGCTGAAAAATTAGCAACCTTACTAAATGAACCTGTGAAAATGGCAGAGAATTTAGTAGAAGCAACATCAGACACCAGCAGCTTTGTTGCATATGCTGGTGCTTTAAAAAAATTAGCCATTAAACTATCCAAAATATGCAACGATTTGCGTTTACTGGCTTCCGGACCACGAACTGGTTTATATGAAATAAATTTACCTCCCAAACAACCCGGTTCATCGATCATGCCTGGAAAAGTGAATCCCGTGATTCCCGAAGTGGTCAACCAAGTGTGCTTTAAAGTAATTGGCAATGAAACAACGGTTTGCTTGGCTGCAGAGGCTGGTCAATTGCAATTGAACGTTATGGAACCCATTATTGCTTTAACGCTTTTTGAATCGATTGAAATTTTAACGAATGCCATTGATACCTTACGTATTGAATGCGTGGAAGGCATAACTGCTAATACAGAACACTTACGAGCGGAAGTGCAAAACAGTATTGGCATTGTTACTGCTTTAAACCCTATCATTGGTTATAAAAACAGCACAAAAATTGCTAAACAAGCCTTGGAAGAAAACCGAAGTGTATATGACTTGATTTTAGAGCAAAACATTCTTACAAAAGAAGAGTTAGACCGATATTTAGACCCCAAAAACATGTTGAGTTCGCATTAG
- a CDS encoding LexA family protein, whose translation MIQFIKFDSELEFLPIHTDGEKYYVQVKEGVNAGFPSPAEDFLNDRISLDELYLSKVEATFVNRVKGLSMYPDYQENDILILRSDYEPQHGDDVVVSINSSAYTLKRYDKMNSKLVALNPNYAHSVVITESDEVVILGVVDALVRNIKKRR comes from the coding sequence ATGATACAGTTTATAAAATTTGATAGCGAATTAGAATTTTTACCCATTCATACCGATGGTGAAAAATATTATGTGCAGGTAAAAGAAGGTGTTAATGCTGGTTTTCCATCACCAGCAGAAGATTTTTTAAATGATCGTATCAGTTTAGACGAATTGTATCTTTCCAAAGTGGAAGCAACATTCGTAAATCGTGTAAAGGGCTTGTCCATGTATCCTGATTACCAAGAAAACGATATTCTAATCTTGCGCTCCGATTATGAACCGCAACACGGAGATGATGTGGTGGTATCAATTAACTCATCAGCATACACCTTAAAACGCTATGATAAAATGAATTCTAAATTAGTGGCATTAAATCCAAACTATGCGCATTCTGTTGTTATTACCGAGAGTGATGAAGTCGTGATTTTAGGTGTGGTAGATGCTTTAGTTAGAAATATTAAAAAACGTAGATGA
- a CDS encoding TetR/AcrR family transcriptional regulator, translating into MPENEPRKRDKNKSKKQFLNAVGHILKTKGYTALKVNTIAETAGLDKKLIYKYFGGREELIDEYLRTFDFWSNVQMQNEVLNDGGEAFVKEMLVQQYDYMDKNDALQNILLWGISEKKQALKNINDERERNGELLLQNLTDPYFGEKALEFRAFSALLVSGVYYLNMYKGVNGNTFSGIDLTTQEGADQIKNILVKVIDLFYKDFNQNNS; encoded by the coding sequence TTGCCTGAAAATGAACCTAGAAAGAGGGATAAAAATAAGAGTAAGAAGCAGTTTTTAAATGCCGTAGGGCATATCTTGAAAACGAAAGGTTATACTGCTTTGAAAGTGAATACTATTGCCGAGACTGCAGGTTTAGACAAAAAACTAATCTATAAATATTTTGGAGGACGCGAGGAATTAATTGACGAATATCTACGCACATTTGACTTTTGGAGCAATGTGCAAATGCAAAACGAAGTTTTAAATGATGGTGGCGAGGCTTTTGTTAAAGAAATGTTGGTGCAACAGTATGACTATATGGATAAAAATGATGCACTACAAAATATTTTGCTTTGGGGTATATCTGAAAAAAAACAAGCGCTGAAAAATATTAACGACGAACGTGAACGTAATGGTGAACTGCTGCTTCAAAATTTAACTGACCCCTATTTTGGTGAAAAGGCATTAGAATTCCGGGCTTTTTCTGCACTATTAGTTTCGGGAGTGTACTACTTAAATATGTATAAAGGTGTAAACGGGAACACATTTTCTGGAATTGATTTAACAACCCAAGAGGGAGCAGACCAAATTAAAAACATCCTCGTCAAAGTCATTGATTTGTTTTACAAAGATTTTAATCAAAACAACTCGTAG
- a CDS encoding class I SAM-dependent methyltransferase, translated as MKTEKNYLEINRNSWNNRTEVHLSSAFYDLEGFMQGKSSLNSIELELLGNVSGKSILHLQCHFGQDTISLSRMGAKVTGVDLSDKAIEAAKDLAQKLNADAEFICSDLYDLPNHLHKTFDMVFTSYGTIGWLPDLDKWAKIVSQFLKPDGKFVFVEFHPVVWMFDDAFEKIEYNYFKSEAIETLEGSYTESTTDAKQHFITWNHSLSEVLSSLLQQGLQINSFNEYDYSPYNCFDNTIEFEPNKFRIAHLGNNIPMVYSLMAVKAKQ; from the coding sequence ATGAAAACAGAAAAAAATTATCTAGAAATCAACAGAAATTCGTGGAACAACCGAACCGAAGTGCATCTTAGCTCTGCTTTTTATGATTTAGAGGGATTCATGCAGGGAAAATCGTCTTTAAATTCAATTGAATTGGAATTATTGGGAAATGTTTCTGGAAAATCGATTTTGCATTTGCAATGCCATTTTGGACAAGATACTATCTCACTAAGCAGAATGGGTGCAAAAGTGACGGGTGTTGATTTATCAGACAAAGCAATAGAAGCCGCAAAAGATTTGGCTCAAAAATTAAACGCCGATGCCGAATTTATTTGTTCCGATTTATATGATTTGCCCAATCATTTACACAAAACGTTTGATATGGTTTTTACAAGCTATGGCACCATTGGCTGGTTGCCCGATTTAGATAAATGGGCGAAAATTGTATCGCAATTTTTAAAACCCGATGGAAAATTCGTATTTGTAGAATTTCATCCAGTGGTTTGGATGTTCGATGATGCTTTTGAAAAAATCGAATACAACTATTTTAAAAGTGAGGCCATTGAAACTTTGGAAGGATCTTATACCGAATCAACAACCGATGCAAAGCAACATTTCATTACTTGGAATCACAGTTTAAGCGAAGTTTTAAGCAGTTTGTTGCAACAAGGATTACAGATCAATTCGTTTAACGAATATGATTACTCCCCTTACAATTGCTTTGATAATACCATAGAATTTGAACCAAATAAGTTTAGAATTGCGCATTTGGGTAATAATATACCAATGGTTTATTCGTTGATGGCTGTTAAAGCAAAACAATAA
- a CDS encoding IS982 family transposase, translated as MINFDKITEIFCLVDEFCQQFFPFLEKNSIGNKSKRPPMMSPSEIISIMILFHLSGFRCFKHFYIFYIQKHMQAEFPKTVSYNRFTELMQSNILPLTMFLKTCCMGNCTGISFVDSTPVRVCKNKRIKNNKVFKDIATVGKSTMGWFYGFKLHLIINEKGEILSFTITQANVDDREPLKNEGFLKGIFGKLFADKGYISKKIADILFVDGVHLITQLKNNMKNCLMTLSDKILLRKRSVIETVNDELKNMCQIEHSRHRSIGNFLTNLISGLIAYSFFPKKPSIQYNELKTNQLTMF; from the coding sequence ATGATTAATTTCGATAAAATTACAGAAATTTTTTGTCTTGTTGATGAATTTTGCCAGCAATTTTTTCCTTTTCTTGAAAAAAACAGTATTGGAAACAAATCTAAAAGACCCCCAATGATGTCACCCAGTGAAATAATAAGTATTATGATTCTTTTTCATTTGAGCGGTTTCAGATGCTTTAAGCACTTTTACATTTTCTATATTCAAAAACATATGCAAGCTGAGTTTCCTAAAACAGTGTCTTACAATAGATTTACAGAGCTTATGCAATCCAACATACTTCCGCTCACAATGTTTTTAAAAACCTGCTGTATGGGCAATTGTACAGGTATTTCATTTGTTGATTCCACTCCAGTAAGGGTTTGTAAAAACAAGCGAATCAAAAACAATAAAGTGTTCAAAGATATAGCTACCGTAGGCAAGTCCACTATGGGGTGGTTCTATGGGTTCAAGCTTCACTTAATTATCAATGAAAAGGGTGAAATTCTAAGCTTTACTATTACACAAGCCAATGTAGATGACCGTGAACCTCTTAAAAATGAAGGATTTCTCAAAGGGATTTTCGGAAAACTCTTTGCAGATAAAGGGTATATCTCTAAAAAAATTGCAGACATATTATTTGTTGATGGTGTTCATCTAATCACACAACTTAAAAACAATATGAAAAACTGTTTAATGACCTTGTCTGACAAAATACTATTGAGAAAACGTTCTGTTATTGAAACAGTTAACGATGAATTGAAAAATATGTGTCAAATTGAACATTCAAGACATAGATCTATAGGAAACTTTCTTACAAACCTTATTTCGGGTCTAATTGCTTATTCATTTTTTCCTAAAAAACCTTCAATACAATATAATGAACTAAAAACAAATCAGTTAACAATGTTCTGA
- a CDS encoding S66 peptidase family protein, with amino-acid sequence MIQPPYLQKGDTVGIICTARSFSSEAAQPAIELLQSWGLLVELGATIDVNVNQLGGTDQQRTDDLQQMLDNPNIKAIWIARGGYGTVRIIDSIDFSKFLKHPKWIIGFSDITVLHSHIHNLGVATLHAIMPYSVPKALETAKETLKKALFNEAYHIECASNPSNKLGTAEGFLVGGNLSIIYSLLGSKSSINTHGKILYLEDLDEYLYHIDRMFYNLKRNGYFDDLNGLIMGGMTDMHDNQIPFGYDVRQIVLDLCKEFDFPICFDFPAGHIPDNRALKLGTTVSLDVTANATILKYT; translated from the coding sequence ATGATACAACCACCATATTTACAAAAAGGCGATACGGTAGGAATAATTTGTACCGCAAGAAGTTTTTCGAGTGAAGCTGCTCAACCAGCTATAGAACTACTACAATCGTGGGGTTTGTTGGTTGAATTAGGGGCAACAATCGATGTGAATGTGAACCAATTAGGCGGAACCGACCAGCAGCGCACAGACGATTTGCAACAAATGTTAGACAACCCCAATATAAAAGCTATTTGGATTGCGAGAGGCGGATACGGAACGGTGCGAATTATCGATTCCATTGACTTTTCAAAATTTTTAAAGCACCCTAAGTGGATTATTGGTTTTAGCGACATTACGGTTTTGCACAGCCATATTCACAACTTAGGCGTGGCAACTTTGCATGCCATTATGCCGTATTCTGTGCCCAAAGCACTTGAAACCGCAAAAGAAACCCTAAAAAAAGCGCTTTTTAATGAAGCCTATCACATAGAATGCGCATCGAACCCAAGCAACAAATTAGGTACGGCAGAAGGTTTCCTTGTTGGTGGAAATTTATCGATTATTTATAGTCTTTTAGGCTCTAAATCGTCCATCAATACCCACGGAAAAATTTTGTACTTGGAAGATTTAGATGAATATTTATATCACATAGACCGTATGTTTTACAATTTAAAACGCAATGGCTATTTCGATGATTTGAATGGATTAATCATGGGTGGAATGACCGATATGCATGACAACCAAATTCCGTTTGGTTATGATGTAAGGCAAATTGTTTTGGATTTGTGTAAAGAATTCGATTTTCCTATTTGTTTTGATTTTCCCGCAGGACATATACCTGATAATCGTGCATTGAAATTAGGAACAACCGTTTCGCTTGATGTTACTGCAAACGCCACCATTTTAAAATACACATAA
- a CDS encoding YARHG domain-containing protein, protein MKKIGAFLLFLFFAGVVFANDGAYFMSGNQLIPIKETSIEVRKEILSLKRMGDFLEVTVDYTFFNPEKRSKTILVGFEAFSPEGDADFYPKNGQHPYMNDFTVNLNQKILPYEISYVSTENKEKEFSLAEIENSDYMLDYAEFYYVYHFNATFQPGNNRLVHTYKFRLSGSVDYAYDFDYILTAANRWANNKIDDFTLNIDMGAYQDFYINPTFFKSVDEWTIHGVGEKVDDFMKEYRFSNGQNAAGFFIHNGTIQFKKKDFHPKGELFLFNPRFFFINNVFSLQNNLPFHKDLTIFFDEIEDENALKVLQNLPYARRGYIFKNKILKNYYEKMPWYIPNEAYVPEPNELDEMEQKWLEGLKNIKILKTK, encoded by the coding sequence ATGAAAAAAATTGGGGCTTTTTTACTTTTTCTATTTTTTGCAGGGGTTGTTTTTGCGAACGATGGTGCTTATTTTATGAGCGGCAATCAGTTGATACCTATTAAGGAAACAAGTATTGAGGTGCGCAAGGAAATACTTTCGTTAAAACGGATGGGCGACTTTTTAGAAGTCACGGTTGATTATACTTTTTTTAATCCGGAAAAGAGGTCAAAAACGATTTTGGTGGGTTTTGAAGCTTTTTCTCCAGAAGGCGATGCAGATTTCTACCCTAAAAATGGGCAACATCCTTATATGAACGATTTTACTGTGAATTTGAATCAAAAGATACTTCCGTATGAGATTTCGTATGTATCGACTGAAAATAAGGAAAAGGAATTTTCTTTAGCAGAAATTGAAAACAGCGATTACATGCTTGATTATGCAGAATTTTACTATGTGTATCATTTTAATGCTACTTTTCAGCCGGGAAACAATCGTTTGGTGCATACTTACAAATTTCGCTTGTCGGGCTCGGTAGATTATGCGTATGATTTTGATTATATTTTAACAGCAGCAAACAGGTGGGCAAATAATAAAATTGACGATTTTACATTGAACATCGATATGGGTGCTTATCAGGATTTTTACATAAATCCTACTTTTTTTAAATCGGTTGATGAATGGACCATTCATGGCGTTGGCGAAAAAGTGGATGATTTCATGAAAGAATACCGGTTTTCTAACGGACAAAATGCGGCGGGGTTTTTTATTCATAACGGAACTATTCAGTTTAAAAAGAAAGATTTTCATCCTAAAGGAGAATTATTTCTGTTCAATCCGCGTTTTTTCTTCATTAATAATGTTTTTAGTTTGCAAAATAATCTTCCCTTTCATAAAGATTTAACGATATTTTTTGATGAAATTGAAGACGAAAATGCTTTAAAAGTGCTTCAAAATTTACCTTATGCCCGCAGAGGATATATTTTTAAAAATAAAATTTTGAAGAATTATTATGAGAAAATGCCTTGGTATATTCCCAATGAAGCGTATGTGCCAGAGCCAAATGAATTAGATGAAATGGAACAAAAATGGCTGGAAGGGCTTAAAAATATAAAAATTTTAAAAACAAAATAA